The following are from one region of the Chloracidobacterium sp. genome:
- a CDS encoding FHA domain-containing protein, giving the protein MPQTISSPDFRRSSVTSVGIPPLVEKIDSNGDAGREKTDASAGTMHARLIIERGDAANTEFPLSAVESYIGRWDADNGIFPDVDLDSFDPDAKVSRRHARIRRNEDTYTIEDLGSTNGTFVNRGRRLLPGSPHVLNEGDEIIVGKTFLRFRIDG; this is encoded by the coding sequence ATGCCGCAGACCATCAGCAGCCCTGATTTTCGCCGTTCAAGTGTTACGTCGGTCGGAATTCCGCCCCTTGTTGAAAAGATCGACAGCAACGGCGATGCGGGCCGTGAAAAAACTGACGCATCAGCCGGTACGATGCACGCTCGCTTGATAATCGAGCGTGGTGATGCGGCGAACACTGAGTTTCCGCTCAGCGCCGTGGAATCGTACATTGGCAGGTGGGATGCGGATAACGGAATTTTTCCAGACGTTGATCTCGATTCGTTCGACCCGGACGCAAAGGTATCCCGCCGGCACGCCCGGATCCGCCGAAATGAAGACACATACACTATCGAAGATCTGGGTTCGACGAACGGCACGTTCGTCAATCGCGGACGCCGCCTTCTGCCCGGCAGTCCGCACGTCCTTAACGAGGGCGATGAGATCATTGTCGGCAAGACCTTCTTGAGATTTCGAATTGACGGTTAG